A stretch of DNA from Staphylococcus sp. KG4-3:
TTTATACCTTTGAATGATACAAACAGTTGGAAAGTGTTGGCACGGGGTTGAAAAGTATTACCTAGGCCCGTATAAAATTTCAACAATCCTTCTGCTACTTCGTTTTGACTTGCGCCAATAGCTACAGTTCCATTACTTATTATATTAAAGCGCTCAATTTGTTTACTGTAGAAGCTTGATACTAAGACGCGTTGTTGGGCATTATTAGCAACGATAATTTCATAAATGATTTCAGGGGCAAGCTGACCTTGTTCACTTTTTGGATCATCTTGTAAATTAACACTTATAAGTTGATTAGGATACGTTTTTAATAATTCATCAAATGTTAAAATTTTTGCATCTTCATGGCCACGATAAGGATGAACGCCGTTAATATCAGTAAAGTGGTAGCCAGCATCTAATTGTTTAAGTTCTGCTAACGTATGTTCTGATATTTTTCCGGAACCATTTGTAGTACGATCGATGTCATTATCATAAAAAACAACAAGTTCATGATCTTTTGTTAATCTTACATCTGTTTCAAATCCATCTATTTCATGGGCTACCGCGTTATCAAAAGCTAATTTAGTTTGCTCAGGTCTAACCGCCATACCACCGCGATGTGCAAAAATATATGGTGCAGGTTTAGAAAAGAAAGGTGGTATACTTTGATTATGTGGTTTAGCACTGTATTTAGTAAAAAAGAAAATACTACCCATTAAGCCTACAGTACCTAAAAATCCACCTTTAATTAGTTTGTTGAATTTTGTCACGAACATTCCTCCTCAAGTTGTGTATATAAAGTAATATAGCAAAAGTACAGGAGAGTTCAAAATAATTGTTATTTATAAATTGAAAAAGACATGATATTATATAATGGCTAATAATTGGAGTGATAAGAATATGAATGTTATACCTAGAATAAGTTTGATTATATATTTGAAACACATGAAACATGAAAGACAGATAAGAAAATTTGGTCATATTGTAAGTGCAAATAGACAAGGTCGTTTCTTAGTTATGTATATTAATGAGTCAGAAGCGGATGATATTGTAAACAAATTGATGAAACTTAAATATGTTAAACATGTAGAAGGTTCGCCTTATAAGTATTTGAAGAAAACTTATGAGAAAGAGCAACATGAAATCATGTAAGTTACTCTACAAATCATAACCTTTTGCACATCAATAGTGTATAAATAATAGTTTCATCAACGAATAAATATATGGAAGCCACAATAGTACAACGTATGTCTAATGTGGCTTATTTTTTTCTTTATTGTAAGGGTGGTATCCATCTTTGTAATCTTAAGACACTAGTTAAATAATTGAAATATAACTCAGTTTCGTGGAATAATTCGAGTGGTTGAACTTCAATGGCTTTTACGTCTATATTATATTTAGCTGCTTGATCGTTAATCATTTCAAATTTTTTGTTTGAAGTTGGATATGGATAATTAAGTGCATTAAGCATAATATACATTGCTTGAAAATGCTGCCCACTAGTTGGTTTCATAATTAGAGCGACAGATGAACGTTGATTTTCAGATTTAGGTGAATGGAAATAAACAAGGTGATCGATTCTTTCGAAATTGTATTCGATTAATGTATTAAACTCAAACAAATCTGTTAGGCCTTCACCTAATTTTATAAATGATTGTTTCATTAATAATGTTCCTCCTTAATCATTGCATTAAGCATTATATAAAATTTATTTTAAGAATGGAAGTGTCTATTATATGAGAGTAATATCTGGTGTACATAAAAGTAAAGCTTTAGAGAGTATGGAAGGGCGCAATACGAGACCAACAATGGATAAAGTTAAAGAAGGTATTTTTAATAGTTTACATGAAGTTTCAGGTATAGGTTTGGACTTATTTGCTGGGAGCGGTGCTTTAGGAATCGAAGCGTTGTCACGTGGTATGGATCAAATGATTTTTGTAGATCAAAATTTTAAAGCAGTGAAAGTGATTAAAGCAAATTTAAGAACATTAAATATTGAAGCACAAGCAGAAGTATATAAAAACAGTGCCGACCGTGCTTTAAAAGCCTTATCTAAACGAGATATACAATTTGATGTGATATTTTTGGATCCTCCTTATGAAAAAGGTTTGATAGATGAATCACTCGAAGGTATCGCAAAGTTTAATTTGTTAAAAGAAAATGGTATTATCGTTTGTGAGTTCCATCATCACGAGAATATAAAAACTGAACCATTCCATGTGATAAAACGTTATCACTATGGATTGACAGACACTTTGTTATTAGAAAAAGGAGATTAAAATGTCTACAACTAAAGCAGTCATTCCAGGGAGTTTTGATCCAATTACATATGGGCATATTGATATTATAGATAGAAGTGCGGATCGCTTTGACGAGTTACACATTTGCGTTTTGAAAAATAGTAACAAAGCAGGTACTTTTTCTATTGAAGAACGTATTGAGTTAATTGAGGAATCAGTAAAACATTTAAATAATGTGACAGTACATCATTTTAATGGATTATTAGTTGATTTTTGCGACGAAATCGGCGCACAAACAATAATCAGGGGATTAAGAGCTGTGAGTGACTTTGAATACGAGTTAAGACTAACATCTATGAATAAAAAACTTAACAGCAACGTAGAAACGATGTATATGATGACAAGTACAAATTATTCTTTTATAAGTTCCAGTGTCGTAAAAGAAGTAGCAGCATATAAAGCTAATGTGTCAGATTTTGTACCTGTACATGTTGAAAAAGCATTAAATGAAAAATTCAAGAAATAACAAAAAGAGTGGTTCAATAATCTAATTAGAGATTTTGATTATTGAACCACTCTTTTCGGATTTATAAACAAATAGTTAGGTTAACAAAGTTTATGTCATACAGATGCGCTTTAAACGCGTATGACATGTGTATTGAAGTCATTGGCAGTTTCACCTGAAATGAGGTTATAAATTTTTGTAGCGTGTATTTCATGTTTAAAAAAATGTGCATTTTGTTTATTTAGTTGAGTAATATAATTGCGTTCAGGAAAAATTTGTTTCAATTGTTTTAAATATTGCTGTCCTTTTTGAGTCATGCCTAAGACCCTAACAGCATGTATTGCTTCAGGTTTTTGTTGCTGTTTCAAATTCAATAAAATATTCATTAATAATCGTTGAATGTGTGTATAGGTAAACCGTTTCGTTTTTAATAGAGTCATAAACTGTTCGAAATTTTCTGCTTGGTCAATAAATTGAATTACTCGATTTTCGAAACCTTCACTCATGGTATAGATTTGGTTTAAGGAATCTGTATCTTGGTTTAATATTGCGTATTTTAAATAGTGGAATGTGTCATTTACTGAAACATTTGGAACAGTATAATAGGGGTGAACAGACTCAGGAACTACTTGTTTCCATTGTGCATTAGCATTTTGAAGTGATTTGCGAATTGAAGTGCCGCTCGCAAAACCTAAGTTCGCTATTTCTTTGTCATGATGTGCACTTTGTAAACGTGATATAGTCCATGGTTGTATTGTTGGTGCCCATTTTTGAATTGCTCTGATATAAGAAATACCAAGTGTATTATTTGGTGAAGACAGTAATTCATTGTTAGTTATTAGTTCACTTAGGATTCTAGGATAACTCTTACCTTCTTTTGTTTTTTCGGCAAACTGTATGGATTGTTCTGCATTTGAGATGTCTTCTGCTAATGTTAGAAAAGCATCTATATTTCCAGACTCACTACCAAAAGATAAATGATCAATATTTAAATAATTAGCAACTTTTACGGCTAATTCAGCAAAATATTGTCCTGCCGATAACGATGCAAAGACAGGAAGTTCAATTACTAAGTCAACTGCGCTTAATGCCATACGCGTGCGTTTAAATTTATTATAAATTGCTGGTTGTCCTCTCATTACAAAGCTTCCACTCATTATTGCGACAGAAACTTCAGAGTCGGTTATTGACTTTGATTGCTGAGCATGATATAAGTGACCATTGTGGAAAGGATTATATTCAGTGACTAGTGCAACACTTTTCATTTGCAATTCTTCCTTTCAGAATTCATTATAGTTATTGTAACAGATATAATTGTGTTAAGAAAAAATCTTGACAACTTATGTCTATAAAGTTAAAATAAATTTTGTGCTTGATAGAGGTGAAGCCATATGAAATGGTCAATAACACAATTAAGAAAATTCCAAGATAAACCATTTGAGTTCCATCAAACGGTTAATTTTGATCATTTAGTAAAATCATTAGATTTAATAGATCTATCTGATATTGATGTTGAGGGTGAACTAACCGTCAGATCAAATGAAGTCATTGCAGATATGCATATAACAGGAACATACACAATGGCATGTGCACGTACATTGGTTCCAGTTGAAGTTCCTTTAGATATTAAATCTCAAGAGATTTTTGATTTAGAGGGATACGAGCAGTATGGCAACGATGAAGAAGATGATGAACATTACCATGATGCAACAGACGGTATGATAAATCTAAAGGATATTGCTGAAGAATTAGTTATTATTGAAAAGCCAATGCGTGCTTTTTCAAATGAAAGCGATCAGATGTTACGAGAAGGTAATGGTTGGGAAGTTATTGACGAAGAACAAGCGATTGAACTTGCACAAGAGAAGGAATCTTCCGAATCAGAGCAAATCGATCCTAGGCTTCAAAAACTACAACAATTATATGACGAAGAGCAATAGCGGATTTAACTAATCTATAGTATAATGGATTATTGAATCTAAAAATATCTATTTAGTGTTTGAATATAAGGAGGATTATCATGGCAGTACCAAAAAGAAGAACGTCAAAAACAAGAAAAAATAAACGTCGTACGCATTTAAAAATTTCAGTACCTGGTATGACAGAATGCCCAAATTGTGGAGAATACAAATTATCTCACCGTGTATGTAAGAACTGTGGTTCATACAATGGCGAAGAAGTTGTATCAAAATAATTTCAATAATTTAAAGGTTACGTTATAACCTAATCGAATCGTTCATTAATTATTTACTTGATAATTTTTGGACGATTTTTTATTTTAGTGGTAGGATTTTTTTATTATCAACTGATGGGTTGTGTAAAAATGATGGAAACAATAAATGCGCAAATTATTATAAATAAAATAGAAAACAATGAAGTTCAATGGCTATATGATCACTTTAGTGAATATTTTCAAGATGTCACATCTATAAATGACTTGGAACAAATATTAAGTAATTATAATGCCATTAGAGGTCAGAATCATTTATATAGACACTTACATATAAATCGACATCAAGAATACATTTGGTTTGATAATAAAATGACTACAGGGGTAAGTGTTTTTCTGAATAAATATCAGGAAATTATTGGGATGACGTTGGTACCGATTAAACATATACGTGGTATGAAACAATCAAAGCAATATTACACAATACCAATTAAATCCAAATGTTTTGTTTATTGGGGCGGTGATAATGAGTTAATCAATTATCACTATCAATATAAAAATCAGAGACTAGCAATGGACCTTATAAAAGTTGAAGACGGATGCACATATAACGGTGATTCAAATCAATGTGAAAATTATCATATTTATGATTTGCCCATTGTTGCTCCAGCAAATGGTGTTGTTGAAGAAATCGTCGACGGAATCTCAGATAGTATACCGGGTGAGATGAATACTGTTCATCCTGAAGGTAATTATATAGTTATAAAACATGGTCATAAAGAATATAGTTTGATTGCACACATTAAACCACATTCATTTAAAATTGAAAAAGGTGACGAATTATTACGTGGCCAACATATAGCTAACGTTGGTAATTCCGGCAATTCATCAGAACCGCATATTCATTTTCAAGTAATGAATGATAAAAACTTGCAAGTAACACAAACATTGAAAATTCAATTCTATAATAATATTGCTCCTGTTAAAGGAGATGAAATAACGTATAATGGTGATAGTATATTAATAGAAAAAGAACAACCGTTTTCTAAAATCGCAAAAAATATTCATACAAATATTACACACTTATTCAAAGGTTGAAAATAAATTGATAAAGAGGCTATGCTATGGAAATGATTACTTCAGCACAAAATAGTAAAGTTAAAAGCGCGAATAAATTAAAAAAGAAACGCGAAAGAGA
This window harbors:
- a CDS encoding DUF177 domain-containing protein; the encoded protein is MKWSITQLRKFQDKPFEFHQTVNFDHLVKSLDLIDLSDIDVEGELTVRSNEVIADMHITGTYTMACARTLVPVEVPLDIKSQEIFDLEGYEQYGNDEEDDEHYHDATDGMINLKDIAEELVIIEKPMRAFSNESDQMLREGNGWEVIDEEQAIELAQEKESSESEQIDPRLQKLQQLYDEEQ
- a CDS encoding YlbG family protein — protein: MNVIPRISLIIYLKHMKHERQIRKFGHIVSANRQGRFLVMYINESEADDIVNKLMKLKYVKHVEGSPYKYLKKTYEKEQHEIM
- a CDS encoding M23 family metallopeptidase — translated: MMETINAQIIINKIENNEVQWLYDHFSEYFQDVTSINDLEQILSNYNAIRGQNHLYRHLHINRHQEYIWFDNKMTTGVSVFLNKYQEIIGMTLVPIKHIRGMKQSKQYYTIPIKSKCFVYWGGDNELINYHYQYKNQRLAMDLIKVEDGCTYNGDSNQCENYHIYDLPIVAPANGVVEEIVDGISDSIPGEMNTVHPEGNYIVIKHGHKEYSLIAHIKPHSFKIEKGDELLRGQHIANVGNSGNSSEPHIHFQVMNDKNLQVTQTLKIQFYNNIAPVKGDEITYNGDSILIEKEQPFSKIAKNIHTNITHLFKG
- a CDS encoding nucleotidyltransferase; translation: MKSVALVTEYNPFHNGHLYHAQQSKSITDSEVSVAIMSGSFVMRGQPAIYNKFKRTRMALSAVDLVIELPVFASLSAGQYFAELAVKVANYLNIDHLSFGSESGNIDAFLTLAEDISNAEQSIQFAEKTKEGKSYPRILSELITNNELLSSPNNTLGISYIRAIQKWAPTIQPWTISRLQSAHHDKEIANLGFASGTSIRKSLQNANAQWKQVVPESVHPYYTVPNVSVNDTFHYLKYAILNQDTDSLNQIYTMSEGFENRVIQFIDQAENFEQFMTLLKTKRFTYTHIQRLLMNILLNLKQQQKPEAIHAVRVLGMTQKGQQYLKQLKQIFPERNYITQLNKQNAHFFKHEIHATKIYNLISGETANDFNTHVIRV
- the rsmD gene encoding 16S rRNA (guanine(966)-N(2))-methyltransferase RsmD — its product is MRVISGVHKSKALESMEGRNTRPTMDKVKEGIFNSLHEVSGIGLDLFAGSGALGIEALSRGMDQMIFVDQNFKAVKVIKANLRTLNIEAQAEVYKNSADRALKALSKRDIQFDVIFLDPPYEKGLIDESLEGIAKFNLLKENGIIVCEFHHHENIKTEPFHVIKRYHYGLTDTLLLEKGD
- the coaD gene encoding pantetheine-phosphate adenylyltransferase — encoded protein: MSTTKAVIPGSFDPITYGHIDIIDRSADRFDELHICVLKNSNKAGTFSIEERIELIEESVKHLNNVTVHHFNGLLVDFCDEIGAQTIIRGLRAVSDFEYELRLTSMNKKLNSNVETMYMMTSTNYSFISSSVVKEVAAYKANVSDFVPVHVEKALNEKFKK
- a CDS encoding glycerophosphodiester phosphodiesterase, whose amino-acid sequence is MTKFNKLIKGGFLGTVGLMGSIFFFTKYSAKPHNQSIPPFFSKPAPYIFAHRGGMAVRPEQTKLAFDNAVAHEIDGFETDVRLTKDHELVVFYDNDIDRTTNGSGKISEHTLAELKQLDAGYHFTDINGVHPYRGHEDAKILTFDELLKTYPNQLISVNLQDDPKSEQGQLAPEIIYEIIVANNAQQRVLVSSFYSKQIERFNIISNGTVAIGASQNEVAEGLLKFYTGLGNTFQPRANTFQLFVSFKGIKLTSPKFIKWLNERNIVPGYCGVNNLDLMNDLVFYGAHTLVTDRPDLAQRFKNTYH
- the rpmF gene encoding 50S ribosomal protein L32, translated to MAVPKRRTSKTRKNKRRTHLKISVPGMTECPNCGEYKLSHRVCKNCGSYNGEEVVSK